A region from the Limimonas halophila genome encodes:
- the ddpX gene encoding D-alanyl-D-alanine dipeptidase, with translation MDLVEIAPPAFDVELDLRYATADNVTGAPIYTRAAAYLHAEAADKLARAIELARPLGYRFKIFDAFRPPEAQWKLWNAYPSDEFVADPRRGSPHSRGAAVDLTLIDGAGRELAMGTDFDAFTPQAHHARTDIAVEAQRNRALLLGLMTAAGWDCFMNEWWHYQLFNPRHRLPLISDRALARPLMA, from the coding sequence ATGGATCTGGTGGAGATCGCGCCGCCGGCCTTCGACGTCGAGTTGGACCTGCGCTACGCCACGGCGGACAACGTGACGGGCGCGCCCATCTACACGCGGGCCGCCGCTTATCTGCACGCGGAAGCCGCGGATAAGCTGGCCCGCGCCATCGAGTTGGCGCGCCCGCTGGGCTATCGCTTCAAGATCTTCGACGCCTTCCGCCCGCCGGAGGCGCAGTGGAAGCTGTGGAATGCCTACCCCTCGGACGAGTTCGTCGCCGACCCGCGCCGCGGCTCGCCGCACTCGCGTGGGGCCGCCGTGGACCTGACGCTGATCGACGGCGCGGGGCGCGAGCTGGCCATGGGCACGGACTTCGACGCCTTCACGCCGCAGGCGCATCACGCCCGCACGGACATCGCGGTCGAGGCCCAGCGCAACCGCGCGCTGCTGCTGGGCCTGATGACGGCCGCCGGGTGGGACTGCTTCATGAACGAGTGGTGGCATTACCAGCTCTTCAATCCGCGCCATCGCCTGCCGCTCATCTCAGACCGCGCGCTGGCCCGGCCGTTGATGGCGTGA
- a CDS encoding malonic semialdehyde reductase translates to MLSDEGMDLIFREARTHKGWQDTPVSDTLLQSIWDLCKMGPTSANCSPMRVVFVKSQEAKERLKPALMEGNVTKTMQAPATAIIAHDLEFHEKLPELFQQADARSWFEGKPKFIEETAFRNGSMQGAYFIIAARALGLDCGPMSGFSKEKVDAEFFPEGTWKSNFLCNVGYGDPSKLPPRDRRLTFDEACWIA, encoded by the coding sequence ATGCTGTCCGACGAAGGCATGGACCTGATTTTCCGCGAGGCCCGCACGCACAAAGGGTGGCAGGACACCCCCGTCAGCGACACCCTGCTGCAGAGCATCTGGGACCTGTGCAAGATGGGCCCCACCAGCGCCAACTGCAGCCCGATGCGGGTGGTCTTCGTGAAGTCCCAGGAGGCCAAGGAGCGCCTGAAGCCCGCGCTGATGGAGGGCAACGTCACCAAGACGATGCAGGCGCCCGCCACCGCCATCATCGCCCACGACCTGGAATTCCACGAAAAGCTGCCGGAGCTGTTCCAGCAGGCCGACGCGCGCTCCTGGTTCGAGGGCAAGCCCAAGTTCATCGAGGAGACGGCCTTCCGCAACGGCAGCATGCAGGGCGCCTACTTCATCATCGCCGCCCGCGCGCTGGGTCTGGACTGCGGCCCGATGTCCGGCTTCTCCAAGGAGAAGGTGGACGCCGAGTTCTTCCCCGAGGGCACATGGAAGTCGAACTTCCTGTGCAACGTCGGCTACGGCGACCCCTCGAAGCTGCCGCCGCGCGACCGGCGCCTCACCTTCGACGAAGCCTGCTGGATCGCGTGA
- a CDS encoding polysaccharide deacetylase family protein produces the protein MAKSTGVARALAAGLVSGVLAAGTAPAAAEETGGTDDGPAVDNGAVVLMYHRFGNEKYPSTNVRMEQFKNHVAELSKDTYTVLPLPAIVDALENNEPLPDHAVAITVDDAYESFFTKAWPLLKEAGLPVTLFAATQPIEDDYKTIMSWDQLETFAQHELGTVGNHTHTHAHMPEQSIDTNLEEIERSQALLKKHLGEKPDLFSYPYGEYSTDIAKLVAEKGFRAAVGQHSGAIGRTKDLLTLPRFAINEAYGGMDRFTLVTNSLPLPAEQVTPRERVLTPDTNPPIYGFTAHDTVEHLDSLSCYASGRGKVTHKLLGQRVEIRLDKPLREGRSRINCTMPTPSGRWRWLGAQFLVPTD, from the coding sequence ATGGCAAAATCGACTGGTGTGGCGCGCGCGCTCGCGGCCGGGCTTGTGAGCGGGGTGCTCGCGGCGGGCACGGCGCCGGCCGCGGCCGAGGAAACCGGCGGAACCGATGACGGCCCGGCCGTGGACAACGGTGCCGTCGTGCTGATGTACCACCGCTTCGGCAACGAGAAGTACCCCAGCACCAACGTCCGCATGGAGCAGTTCAAGAACCACGTCGCCGAGCTGTCCAAGGACACCTACACCGTCCTGCCGCTGCCGGCGATCGTGGACGCGCTCGAGAACAACGAGCCGCTGCCCGATCACGCCGTCGCCATCACGGTCGACGACGCCTACGAGAGCTTCTTCACCAAGGCATGGCCGCTGCTGAAGGAGGCGGGCCTGCCGGTGACGCTCTTTGCAGCGACCCAGCCGATCGAGGACGACTACAAGACGATCATGTCCTGGGATCAGCTGGAGACCTTCGCGCAGCACGAACTGGGCACCGTGGGCAACCACACGCATACCCACGCCCACATGCCCGAGCAGTCGATCGACACCAACCTGGAGGAGATCGAGCGCAGCCAGGCGCTTTTGAAGAAGCACCTGGGCGAAAAACCCGACCTCTTCTCCTATCCTTACGGCGAGTATTCCACCGACATCGCCAAGCTTGTCGCGGAAAAGGGCTTCCGCGCGGCGGTGGGTCAGCACTCGGGCGCCATCGGCCGGACCAAGGATCTGCTGACGCTGCCGCGATTCGCCATCAACGAAGCCTACGGCGGCATGGACCGCTTCACCCTGGTGACCAACAGCCTGCCGCTGCCCGCCGAGCAGGTGACGCCGAGGGAGCGCGTGCTGACGCCCGACACCAACCCGCCGATCTACGGCTTCACCGCGCACGACACCGTGGAACACCTGGACAGCCTGAGTTGCTACGCCTCCGGCCGCGGCAAGGTCACCCACAAGCTGCTGGGCCAGCGCGTGGAAATCCGTCTGGACAAGCCGCTGCGCGAGGGCCGCTCGCGCATCAACTGCACGATGCCGACCCCGAGCGGGCGCTGGCGCTGGCTGGGCGCGCAGTTCCTGGTGCCGACGGACTGA
- a CDS encoding universal stress protein, with amino-acid sequence MAETDARAETPGQESQRVFLVVVDDTDEMRVALRFACRRAMHTGGRVALLYVLEPNDFQHWMTVGDLIRQEARGEAEKLLQRAAAEAYELSGRIATLYLKEGSPRETLLKLIEQDPSISILVLGANTGQGGPGPLVSALTSKMMGKLRVPVTVVPGNLEGEDVDSIA; translated from the coding sequence ATGGCTGAAACGGACGCGCGTGCGGAGACGCCCGGGCAGGAGAGCCAGCGTGTTTTTCTCGTCGTGGTCGACGACACCGACGAGATGCGCGTGGCCCTGCGCTTCGCCTGCCGCCGGGCGATGCACACCGGCGGGCGCGTGGCGCTGCTCTATGTGCTGGAGCCGAACGATTTCCAGCACTGGATGACCGTCGGCGACCTGATTCGCCAGGAAGCGCGCGGAGAAGCCGAAAAGCTGCTCCAGCGCGCCGCGGCCGAGGCCTACGAGCTGTCGGGGCGGATCGCGACGCTCTATCTCAAGGAAGGCTCGCCGCGCGAAACCCTGCTCAAGCTGATCGAGCAGGACCCGAGCATCTCCATTCTCGTGCTGGGCGCGAACACCGGCCAGGGGGGCCCCGGGCCGCTGGTGTCCGCGCTGACCAGCAAGATGATGGGCAAGCTGCGCGTGCCGGTGACGGTCGTGCCCGGCAACCTGGAAGGCGAGGACGTGGACTCGATCGCCTGA
- a CDS encoding sulfite exporter TauE/SafE family protein has translation MQIYLPIAELSVNVLLLLGLGGLIGFLSGIFGVGGGFLMTPLLIFIGVPPPVAVATQANNVVASSISGVIGHFRRGNVDVRMGVVLLAGGLVGSTAGVRIFKLLREIGQIDVVINLSYAVMLAVVGILMSWEGASAIIRRRREMPQRSPHFHGWAHRLPLKVRFPRSRLYISALLPLTVGVAIGVLSAIMGVGGGFILVPAMIYLIGMPTSVVIGTSLFQIIFVAANVTFLQAVQNQTVDIVLALLLLLGSVVGAQYGSHMATRVPGDMLRILLGIIVIATCGRLVYELVSVPVDLYTLGGPA, from the coding sequence ATGCAGATCTACCTGCCGATCGCCGAGCTTTCCGTGAACGTGCTGCTGTTGCTTGGCCTCGGCGGGCTGATCGGATTCCTTTCGGGCATTTTCGGCGTGGGCGGCGGCTTCCTGATGACGCCGCTGCTGATCTTCATCGGCGTGCCGCCGCCGGTGGCGGTCGCGACGCAGGCTAACAACGTCGTCGCGTCCTCGATTTCCGGCGTGATCGGCCACTTCCGCCGCGGCAACGTGGACGTGCGCATGGGCGTGGTGCTGCTGGCGGGCGGGCTCGTCGGCTCCACCGCGGGTGTGCGCATCTTCAAGCTGTTGCGCGAAATCGGTCAGATCGACGTCGTCATCAACTTGTCTTATGCGGTGATGCTCGCCGTCGTCGGCATCCTGATGAGCTGGGAAGGCGCCAGCGCCATCATCCGCCGCCGGCGCGAGATGCCGCAGCGCTCGCCCCATTTTCACGGTTGGGCGCATCGCCTGCCGCTGAAGGTGCGCTTTCCGCGCTCGCGGCTGTACATCTCGGCGCTGCTGCCGCTGACCGTGGGCGTGGCCATCGGGGTGCTGTCCGCGATCATGGGTGTGGGGGGCGGCTTCATCCTGGTGCCGGCAATGATCTACCTGATCGGCATGCCGACCTCGGTGGTCATCGGCACCTCGCTGTTCCAGATCATCTTCGTCGCCGCCAACGTCACCTTCCTGCAGGCCGTGCAGAACCAGACCGTGGACATCGTGCTGGCGCTGCTGCTGCTGCTGGGCAGCGTGGTGGGCGCGCAGTACGGCAGCCACATGGCCACGCGTGTGCCCGGCGATATGCTGCGCATCCTGCTGGGCATCATCGTCATCGCCACCTGCGGCCGGTTGGTCTATGAACTCGTCAGCGTCCCCGTCGACCTTTACACGCTCGGTGGGCCCGCGTGA
- a CDS encoding helix-turn-helix domain-containing protein, with protein sequence MTPFGRRLRALRAQHGLTLKAMATEIGVSPAYLSALEHGHRGRPNRRFVQQVCRVLGVQRDEADKLARLAALSHPRVTVDTAGLTPEATELANRLAEQIHTMSQDRIDRMLAELRREAPEDVTAGA encoded by the coding sequence ATGACTCCCTTCGGTCGGCGGTTGCGAGCCCTTCGTGCCCAGCACGGACTGACCCTCAAGGCGATGGCGACGGAGATCGGCGTTTCGCCGGCGTATCTCTCGGCGCTGGAGCACGGCCATCGCGGCCGGCCGAACCGTCGCTTCGTCCAGCAGGTGTGCCGCGTGCTCGGGGTCCAGCGGGATGAGGCGGACAAACTGGCGCGCCTGGCGGCGCTTTCGCATCCGCGGGTCACCGTGGACACCGCCGGGCTGACGCCGGAGGCGACGGAACTCGCCAACCGCCTGGCGGAACAGATTCACACGATGTCCCAGGACCGGATCGATCGCATGCTCGCCGAGCTGCGGCGCGAGGCGCCCGAAGACGTCACGGCGGGCGCCTGA
- a CDS encoding Smr/MutS family protein: MADTRDRAKGGRRPTSAEQELWREMMRDVTPLHRDDTLQVGETTAPAEPGQDDSIAERQQSPSPAGPPSRKQARKQAAAAAAKPEPAPVRVGSVAGIDRRTAERLRRGRIPIEASIDLHGMTRQAAGDALLGFLNRAADRGQRCVLVITGKGRATGESVLRNEVPRWLNHAAVRPHVLACVPAQQRDGGAGAFYVLLRRRRA; the protein is encoded by the coding sequence ATGGCTGACACGCGCGACCGCGCCAAGGGCGGCCGGCGCCCCACGTCCGCCGAGCAGGAGCTCTGGCGCGAGATGATGCGCGACGTCACGCCGCTGCACCGCGACGACACGCTCCAGGTGGGTGAAACGACCGCGCCGGCCGAGCCGGGGCAGGACGACAGCATCGCCGAGCGCCAGCAATCGCCCAGCCCGGCCGGCCCGCCGTCGCGCAAACAGGCGCGCAAGCAGGCGGCGGCGGCCGCGGCCAAGCCGGAGCCCGCGCCCGTGCGCGTGGGCAGCGTCGCCGGCATCGACCGCCGCACCGCCGAGCGCCTGCGCCGCGGGCGCATCCCCATCGAAGCGAGCATCGACCTGCACGGCATGACCCGCCAGGCCGCCGGCGACGCCCTGCTGGGTTTCCTCAACCGCGCCGCCGACCGCGGCCAGCGCTGCGTCCTGGTCATCACGGGCAAGGGGCGCGCCACGGGCGAGTCCGTTCTGCGCAACGAGGTGCCGCGCTGGCTCAACCACGCGGCGGTCCGCCCGCACGTGCTGGCTTGCGTGCCCGCCCAGCAGCGCGACGGCGGCGCCGGGGCCTTTTACGTGCTGCTCCGCCGCCGGCGGGCGTAA
- a CDS encoding LutC/YkgG family protein has product MTEGRDTEGRERILGGIRRALRRGPLSGEDAEAVDRRLREHPRGPVPGRADQDHTALFRRMAEGASATVAPLDGWSDVPAAVAAYLRDRNAPSEVRLAPHPDLTGLNWAADAPTLTVSTGPAAGDTAVGIARAHTGVAETGTLFLHSDPHGPTTLNFLPEIHIVALSTRDLVGVYEDAWARLRADGAGWVPRTVNMITGPSRTADIEQTLQLGAHGPRALHILLVADGDG; this is encoded by the coding sequence ATGACCGAGGGCCGCGACACCGAAGGACGCGAGCGCATCCTGGGTGGAATCCGCCGCGCGCTGCGGCGTGGACCGCTCAGCGGCGAGGACGCCGAGGCTGTCGACCGCCGCCTGCGCGAGCACCCGCGCGGGCCCGTGCCGGGCCGGGCGGATCAGGACCACACAGCGCTGTTCCGCCGCATGGCGGAGGGCGCATCGGCCACGGTGGCGCCCCTGGACGGCTGGAGCGACGTGCCCGCGGCCGTCGCCGCCTACCTGCGCGACCGCAACGCGCCGAGCGAGGTGCGCCTGGCACCGCACCCGGATCTCACCGGACTGAACTGGGCCGCGGACGCGCCCACGCTGACGGTGAGCACGGGCCCGGCGGCCGGCGACACGGCCGTCGGGATCGCGCGCGCTCACACCGGCGTCGCCGAAACCGGGACGCTCTTCCTGCACTCCGACCCGCACGGACCGACGACGCTCAACTTCCTGCCGGAAATCCACATCGTCGCGCTCTCGACGCGCGACCTCGTGGGCGTTTACGAGGACGCGTGGGCGCGCCTGCGCGCCGACGGCGCGGGCTGGGTGCCGCGCACGGTGAACATGATCACCGGGCCGTCGCGCACGGCGGACATCGAACAAACCCTGCAACTGGGCGCGCACGGCCCGCGCGCGCTGCACATCCTTCTGGTGGCCGATGGCGATGGCTGA
- a CDS encoding lactate utilization protein B, whose product MSEHRPSAFAENVPGALADDQLQRALGNIKRGFVEKRARAAADLPEFEALRDHARDIKNHTLNHLDAYLERYEARVREQGGHVHWCPTGADARRAVLDICKRVGAERCTKGKSMVSEEIGLGDALEGAGITPVETDLGEYILQLRHEPPSHIIAPAIHLNRDQIADDFRRAHVTYPPQRALDTARSLVDEARGVLRQQYLQADVGITGANLLVAETGQSVIVTNEGNGDLTQNLPRVHIVIASLEKVVPTLEDASTILRVLARSATGQEVTVYTTFSAGPRRADDPDGPDEFHVVLLDNGRTGMLGTEFQEMLRCIKCGACMNHCPVYAAVGGHAYGSTYVGPMGAVLTPALQGVDEAGHLPNASTFCGRCEEVCPVRIPLPGLMRRWREREFERHLTPLPVRSGLRVWAFAATRPRLYRTGARWPLRALGWLGRKRGRFGWLPLASGWTNHRDFPAPAGRTFVDRWAAEGHDDP is encoded by the coding sequence GTGAGCGAGCACCGGCCGAGCGCCTTCGCCGAGAACGTGCCCGGCGCCCTGGCGGACGACCAGCTTCAGCGGGCGCTCGGCAACATCAAGCGCGGCTTCGTGGAAAAGCGGGCACGCGCCGCCGCCGACCTGCCCGAGTTCGAGGCCCTGCGCGACCACGCCCGCGACATCAAGAACCACACGCTCAACCACCTCGACGCCTATCTGGAACGCTACGAAGCGCGCGTTCGCGAGCAGGGCGGCCACGTCCATTGGTGCCCGACGGGCGCGGACGCGCGCCGGGCCGTGCTCGACATCTGCAAGCGCGTCGGCGCCGAGCGCTGCACCAAGGGCAAGTCCATGGTCTCCGAGGAGATCGGCCTGGGCGACGCCCTGGAAGGCGCCGGGATCACGCCGGTGGAGACGGACCTTGGCGAGTACATCCTCCAGCTCCGCCACGAGCCGCCGAGCCACATCATCGCCCCGGCCATCCACCTGAACCGCGACCAGATCGCCGACGACTTCCGCCGCGCCCACGTCACCTACCCGCCGCAGCGGGCGCTGGATACTGCGCGTTCGCTGGTGGACGAGGCGCGCGGGGTGCTGCGCCAGCAATACCTGCAGGCCGACGTCGGCATCACCGGCGCCAACCTGCTGGTGGCGGAAACCGGGCAGAGCGTCATCGTCACCAACGAGGGCAACGGCGACCTGACGCAGAACCTGCCGCGCGTCCACATCGTCATCGCCAGCCTGGAAAAGGTGGTGCCGACCCTGGAGGACGCGAGCACCATTCTGCGCGTGCTCGCGCGCTCGGCCACGGGGCAGGAGGTCACGGTCTACACCACCTTCTCCGCCGGCCCGCGCCGCGCCGACGACCCCGACGGGCCGGACGAGTTCCACGTCGTCCTGCTGGACAACGGGCGCACCGGGATGCTGGGCACGGAGTTCCAGGAGATGCTGCGCTGTATCAAGTGCGGCGCCTGCATGAACCACTGCCCGGTCTACGCCGCCGTGGGCGGGCACGCCTACGGCAGCACCTACGTGGGCCCCATGGGCGCGGTTCTGACCCCGGCGCTCCAGGGCGTGGACGAGGCCGGGCACCTGCCCAACGCCTCCACCTTCTGTGGGCGCTGCGAGGAAGTCTGCCCCGTGCGCATCCCGCTGCCGGGGCTGATGCGGCGCTGGCGTGAGCGCGAGTTCGAACGTCACCTCACACCCCTGCCCGTGCGCTCGGGCCTGCGCGTCTGGGCGTTCGCAGCCACGCGCCCGAGGCTCTACCGCACGGGGGCGCGGTGGCCGCTGCGCGCGCTCGGCTGGCTGGGGCGCAAGCGCGGGCGCTTCGGTTGGTTGCCGCTGGCTTCGGGCTGGACGAACCACCGCGACTTCCCGGCCCCGGCCGGGCGCACCTTCGTGGACCGCTGGGCGGCGGAGGGACACGACGATCCATGA
- a CDS encoding (Fe-S)-binding protein, with the protein MAADAPRVALFATCLVDLFRPSVGFAAVKLLRAAGCRVYVPRAQTCCGQPAYNSGDRADAKRVALQVIEAFEGADYVVVPSGSCAGTIAKHYPGLFADDPDLAARAADLAERTHELVSFLVDIMGMTEVPAHYAGTATYHHSCAGLRELGVKGQARTLLDSVEGLALRDLPDSEVCCGFGGTFCVKYPEISNHMVSDKVEAIVSTGADTLLAGDLGCLMNIAGKLQRRGHAVHVRHVAEVLAGEPEAPPIGEAGELS; encoded by the coding sequence ATGGCGGCAGACGCGCCGCGCGTGGCCCTCTTCGCCACGTGCCTGGTGGATCTCTTCCGGCCCAGCGTCGGCTTCGCGGCGGTGAAGCTGCTGCGCGCCGCCGGCTGCCGGGTCTACGTGCCCCGGGCGCAGACCTGCTGCGGCCAGCCCGCCTACAACAGCGGCGACCGCGCGGACGCCAAGCGCGTCGCCCTTCAGGTCATCGAAGCGTTCGAGGGCGCGGACTACGTCGTCGTCCCCTCGGGGTCGTGCGCCGGCACGATCGCCAAACACTATCCGGGGCTGTTCGCCGACGATCCCGATCTGGCCGCGCGCGCGGCGGATCTGGCCGAGCGCACGCACGAGCTGGTCAGCTTTCTCGTCGACATCATGGGCATGACCGAGGTGCCGGCGCATTACGCGGGCACGGCCACCTACCACCACAGCTGCGCCGGCTTGCGCGAACTGGGCGTGAAGGGGCAGGCGCGCACGCTGCTCGACAGCGTCGAGGGGCTGGCGTTGCGCGATCTGCCCGACAGCGAGGTGTGCTGCGGCTTCGGCGGCACCTTCTGCGTCAAGTATCCCGAGATTTCCAACCACATGGTCTCCGATAAAGTCGAGGCGATCGTGTCCACGGGCGCGGACACCCTGCTGGCCGGAGATCTGGGCTGCCTGATGAACATCGCGGGCAAGCTGCAGCGCCGCGGCCACGCCGTCCACGTCCGCCACGTCGCCGAGGTGCTGGCGGGCGAGCCCGAAGCGCCGCCCATCGGGGAAGCGGGAGAGCTGTCGTGA
- the mltA gene encoding murein transglycosylase A yields the protein MPRPGLRLAALCALAGTLALAACTEREEAEKAPVGEDGIALARKPVDALPGWTDDGVAEALPALRRSCDALLNKPDTQAVGPDGIAGTVKAWRAPCAALAGVDAGDHAGVRRVLREHFAAYAVRGREGRKGTFTGYYSATLDAAREKRGPYEHPIYREPDDLITARLGRFRADLNGERIVGRVKDGALVPYFDRAAIKNGALAGRDLAFLYADDPIDVFFLHIQGSGVARLPNGERQRVGYAASNGHDFTGIGSYLLENDMIPPSQGSMQGIRTWLKAHPAKAERVMNENARFIFFQPLDGPGPIGSQGVPLTDGRSLAVDPDRLPLGAPVWVATKQPTANAPLRRLMVAQDTGKAIQGTVRGDIYFGTGDDALAKAGRMKRQGRLWLLLPKTLEQTRVAQSG from the coding sequence ATGCCGCGACCGGGACTTCGCCTTGCCGCGTTGTGTGCCCTTGCCGGGACGCTGGCCCTGGCGGCGTGCACCGAGCGCGAGGAGGCGGAGAAGGCGCCGGTCGGCGAGGACGGCATCGCGCTGGCGCGCAAGCCCGTCGATGCGCTTCCCGGTTGGACGGACGACGGCGTCGCCGAAGCCCTGCCCGCGCTGCGCCGGTCCTGCGACGCCCTGCTGAACAAGCCCGACACTCAGGCCGTCGGCCCCGACGGCATCGCCGGCACGGTGAAGGCTTGGCGCGCGCCGTGCGCGGCGCTCGCGGGTGTGGATGCGGGCGATCACGCCGGGGTGCGCCGTGTGCTGCGCGAGCACTTCGCCGCCTACGCCGTGCGCGGGCGCGAGGGGCGCAAAGGCACCTTCACAGGCTACTATTCGGCCACGCTGGATGCCGCGCGCGAGAAGCGCGGGCCCTACGAGCATCCCATCTACCGCGAGCCGGACGACCTCATCACCGCGCGCCTTGGCCGCTTTCGCGCCGACCTGAACGGCGAGCGCATCGTCGGCCGCGTGAAGGACGGCGCGCTCGTCCCCTACTTCGACCGCGCGGCCATCAAGAATGGCGCGCTGGCCGGCCGCGACCTCGCCTTCCTCTACGCCGACGATCCCATCGACGTCTTCTTCCTTCACATCCAGGGCTCGGGCGTGGCGCGCCTGCCAAATGGTGAGCGCCAGCGCGTCGGCTACGCCGCCAGCAACGGCCACGACTTCACCGGGATCGGCAGCTACCTGCTGGAAAACGACATGATCCCGCCCTCGCAAGGATCGATGCAGGGCATCCGCACATGGCTGAAGGCGCACCCGGCCAAGGCAGAGCGGGTGATGAACGAGAACGCGCGCTTCATCTTCTTCCAGCCGCTCGACGGCCCCGGCCCCATCGGCAGCCAGGGCGTGCCGCTGACCGACGGCCGCAGCCTCGCCGTCGACCCCGACCGTCTGCCGCTCGGCGCGCCCGTCTGGGTCGCCACGAAGCAGCCCACCGCGAATGCGCCCTTGCGGCGCCTGATGGTGGCGCAGGACACCGGCAAGGCCATTCAGGGCACCGTGCGCGGGGACATCTATTTCGGCACGGGCGACGATGCCCTGGCGAAGGCCGGGCGCATGAAGCGCCAGGGCCGTCTCTGGCTGCTGCTTCCCAAGACGCTCGAGCAAACGCGCGTGGCGCAAAGCGGCTGA
- a CDS encoding Tim44/TimA family putative adaptor protein: protein MSDGFQFLDIILFAAIAGFLVLRLRSVLGKRTGHGERPQHDPFSTTQRESKQGAPGGEDRDKVIPMPGRGQRGDSVTDSELRQAAERAETPLSAGLTQIKLADPDFDEEGFLKGARGAFEMIVNAYAGGDRDTLRQLLASDVYQDFERAIAGHEQAGEQVETTLVSIRDADIVGAELEGRTAFVTVKLVSDQINVVRDAEGNVVEGDPEEVTEITDVWTFARNTRSSDPNWTLVATRSPDADS, encoded by the coding sequence ATGAGCGACGGCTTTCAGTTTCTCGACATCATCCTGTTCGCGGCCATCGCGGGCTTCCTCGTGCTGCGCCTGCGCAGCGTGCTCGGCAAGCGCACGGGCCACGGAGAGCGCCCCCAGCACGACCCCTTCAGCACCACCCAGCGCGAGTCCAAGCAGGGCGCCCCCGGCGGCGAGGACCGCGACAAGGTCATCCCCATGCCCGGGCGCGGCCAGCGCGGCGACAGCGTGACCGACAGCGAGTTGCGCCAGGCGGCCGAGCGCGCGGAAACGCCGCTCTCCGCGGGGCTGACGCAGATCAAGCTGGCCGATCCCGACTTCGACGAGGAGGGCTTCCTCAAGGGCGCGCGCGGCGCGTTCGAGATGATCGTCAACGCCTACGCCGGCGGCGACCGCGACACCCTGCGCCAGCTGTTGGCCAGCGACGTCTACCAGGACTTCGAGCGCGCGATCGCCGGCCACGAGCAGGCGGGCGAGCAGGTGGAAACCACGCTGGTGAGCATCCGCGACGCCGACATCGTGGGCGCGGAGCTTGAGGGCCGCACGGCCTTCGTGACGGTGAAGTTGGTCTCCGACCAGATCAACGTGGTCCGCGACGCCGAGGGCAACGTGGTCGAGGGCGACCCCGAGGAGGTCACCGAGATCACCGACGTGTGGACCTTCGCCCGCAACACCCGCAGCAGCGATCCCAACTGGACGCTGGTGGCCACGCGCAGCCCCGACGCCGACAGCTGA
- a CDS encoding FxsA family protein → MGLALLLAFIGVPIIEIAVLIQVGGLIGLWPTIGLVVLSAVVGSMELRRQGLNTLFSLRQQLDRGELPTQTLFDGVCLLFAGALLLTPGFVTDVFGLSLFLAPVRRLLRVTVGRHLAKRMETRVYTAGGPGRGPGGPGGGDGPIDVDYEDVTERDAREETDRDRRID, encoded by the coding sequence ATGGGCCTGGCGCTGCTCCTCGCCTTCATCGGCGTGCCCATTATCGAAATCGCCGTGCTGATCCAGGTCGGTGGCCTCATCGGGCTGTGGCCGACCATCGGCCTGGTGGTGCTCAGCGCCGTCGTCGGCAGCATGGAACTGCGCCGGCAGGGGCTGAACACACTGTTCTCGCTGCGCCAGCAGCTCGACCGCGGCGAATTGCCGACGCAGACGCTGTTCGACGGCGTCTGCCTCCTTTTTGCCGGCGCGCTGCTGCTCACACCGGGCTTCGTCACCGACGTCTTCGGGTTGTCGCTCTTCCTGGCGCCGGTGCGCCGGCTGCTGCGCGTGACCGTGGGACGCCACCTCGCCAAGCGCATGGAAACCCGCGTCTACACCGCCGGCGGACCCGGTCGCGGGCCCGGCGGTCCCGGCGGCGGCGACGGCCCGATCGACGTGGACTACGAGGACGTCACCGAGCGCGACGCGCGCGAGGAGACGGACCGCGACCGGCGCATCGACTGA